The window CAAGAAGAGTTAAAGTCAATCTATATTTTAAATCCTTATCAAATCAATTCGTTTTTTGAGTATAAAGCAGCTTTTGGCAATTTCATTTCCATCTATGAATTGCAGGCAATTCCAGGTTTTGACTTGCAAACAATCTATAAGCTACTTCCTTTTGTGACTTTAGAAGATGGCTCTGACTATGGCAATCGCTCTTTTTGGAAAAGAGTAGTCAATGAAAGGGACGCCTATTTCATTTTCAGGCAAAATAGAGTTTGGGAAACACGACGTGGATTTACAGCTCCAGACACTTTGAGTAATGGTCGCGTTACAAGTAGATATTTGGGCGATCCAAACAATCTTTATGGCAGATTTAGGATTCAGCATAGTAAGGATTACAGTTTGGGTTTTACGATTGACAAAGATCCTGGAGAGCAATTTATTTGGGATCCAGATACGAAAAGGTATGGGTTCAATTTTTTCTCCTATCACTTTACGCTTTACAATCAAAAAAAATGGAAGACCATCACTGCAGGAGATTTTCAAGCTCAATTTGGTCAAGGATTAGTCTATGGTGCAGGTTTTTCAGTAGGAAAAGGTGCTGAAACAATCACCACTATCCGTAGGAGCAGCATAGGACTTCGTCCCTATACAGGAGCGATGGAATTTGGTTTTTTTCGTGGATTGGGGTTAACTTATCAGCAAAAAAACATTGACATCAGCTTGATTGCTTCGCATGCTCCTAGAGATGGTAATGTGCAAGTTGCATTAGATACACTTGAACAAGAAGAAATCTTCATCTCTTCTTTGCAACTTTCGGGACTGCATAGAACACCAACAGAAACCGCCTACAAAGATCAAGTAAGAGAAAGTAATTTTGGAGGAAATATCCAATTCAACAGTCTAAACAAGCAATTTCAAATAGGCCTCAATTCTCTTTATACAAGATTCAATCAACCCTTTGTACGAAATCCTCAGATTTATAATCAGTTTGAATTCTCTGGCCAAGAAAACCATATTCATAGTGGATACTTTTCTTACAATATTCAGAATTACTTTCTCTTTGGAGAAACTGCCATATCTAAAAGTGGCGGCATGGGAAGTGTCTTGGGAGTGATGAGTAGTTTGAGTCGATCAGTAGATTTATCACTTCTCTGGAGAAAATTCGATAGAAATTTCCATACTTTTTATGGCAATTCATTTTCTGAAAATACACGCCCTATCAACGAAGAAGGAATATATCTTGGGTTAAACTTTCGACCAAATATTAAATACAATTGGTCAATATATTATGATCAATTCAAATTTCCTTGGATAAAATTCAGAACTTACTCACCTTCAAAAGGCTATGAGTGGTTGACTAGATTTACGTATCGTCCTTCCAAAGCTGTACTTTTATTTTTTCAATTTCGTGAAGAATCTAAAGCTAGAAACATAAGTGAGACAGAAAACTTCCAATCTACCTATCAAATTTCTCAAGGTAAAAAATGGAATTATGTGGCGAATCTAGATTTTAAAATAAATGAATATTGGAGTTTGAAATCTAGAGTGATGGGTAGTCGTTTTGAATTCAACAACCAAATCACCAAAGGATTTGCGATCAGTCAGGATTTAAATGCTGACTTTCAAAAATGGAGAGTTTCTATGCGATTTGTGCTATTCGATACGGATGATTATGATAACAGACAATACATTTACGAAAGAAATGTACTTTGGGCATTTTCTATTCCCGCACTTCAGGGACAAGGACTTAGATATTATACTTTGGCACAATATCAAATAAATCAAAAACTGACCTTGTGGGCGAGATTTTCCAGAACAATTTACACCGATCGGGAAGTCATTGGATCAGGTCTTCAATCTATTCAAGGAAATCGACAAACTGAAACTATTTTTCAATTGAGATATCAATTTAACCGATAATTTCCATAATCGGTAAGTGTGGCTCTACTTCATTTTGTAACTTAAAGCTTGAAAAATCATAAGCTATGAAAAAAATATATTTACTGACTTTAATGTTCCTACTTTCTATTTCCAGTAGTTTTTCCCAAAAACTAGATGTCTCAAAAATGGAAAAGAAAGAAGGATTTATCAATTTCTATTTAGATGATGAAAAAGGAAAAATCTACTTAGAAATCGAAAAGCTCAATCATGAATTTCTTTATGTCAACTCCCTCCCAGCTGGAGTAGGGTCAAATGACATCGGCTTAGACAGAGGTCAATTAGGTAGAACGAGAGTTGTGGAATTCAGAAAAGCAGGAAACAAGCTAATGCTTGTACATAAAAACTATGATTTCAGAGCTTTTAGTGATAATCCAGCTGAAGTAAAATCCGTAACGGACGCATTTGCAGAATCAATTTTATGGGGCTTTGAAATAAGCTCAAATGAAGATAATAAAATCATTGTAGATGCAACAAGCTTTTATTTGCAAGACGCCCACCAAGTAGCTGAAAAATTAGGTTCAGCGAGACAAGGCTCTTATAAAGTGGACAACTCTAGAAGTGCAATCCATGAACCAATGACCAAGAATTTTCCTAAAAACACTGAGGTAGAAGCAACCATAACTGTTACAGGTACGCCTTCCGGAAGTTATATTCGCTCTGTCACTCCATCTCCTGAGGCAGTCACTGTAAGACAAAGACATTCTTTTATCGAGCTTCCTGATGATCAGTATCAGCCTAGAGAGTTTGACACGAGAGCTGGCTATTTTCATATTAGCTACCTAGACTTCACTGCTCCCATTGGTGAGCCAATGGAAAAGAAATTCATCTCTAGACATCGATTAGAAAAGAAAGATCCAAATGCCGCTATTTCAGAAGCCAAAGAACCAATTGTTTATTATTTAGATAGAGGAACACCAGAACCAGTTAGATCAGCTTTGATCGAAGGAGGAAATTGGTGGAATCAAGCATTTGAGGCGGCAGGCTTCAAAGATGCCTTTAGAGTCGAATTGATGCCAGAAGGTGCAGATCCGATGGATGTGAGGTACAATGTCATCCAATGGGTTCATCGCTCTACTAGAGGCTGGTCTTATGGGTCTTCTGTGAGAGACCCAAGAACAGGCGAAATCCTAAAGGGACATGTAAGTTTAGGTTCATTAAGAGTTCGACAAGATTATTTGATTGTACAAGGCTTATTACAGCCATTTGAAGACGGAAAACCAAAGGATCCAAAGATGTTAGAAATGGCTTTGGCTAGGTTAAGACAGCTTTCCGCACATGAAATTGGACATACTATAGGTTTGGCACATGCTTATGCATCTTCACCTACAAGTAGAGCCTCTGTGATGGATTATCCTTATCCTTACATCAGCATGGATAAAGATGGTAATTTAGATTTCTCCAAAGCCTATGATGATAAAATCGGCGATTGGGACAAATGGGCTATACGTTATGGATATGATGTGATTCCTGAAGGACAAAATGAAAAATTATACTTAAATAAGTTATTAGAAGATACTTATGCCGCTGGTCATACTTTTATTTCTGATTCAGATTCAAGAAATTCCAGCGGAAGTCATCCAACTGCACATTTATGGGACAATGGAGCTTCTGCCCCGGAGGAACTTATTAGAATGATGGAAATCAGAAAAGCCAAACTCAATTCTTTTGGTTTGAATGCAATAGAAGAAAATTCTCCTGAGGCATTGATGGAAGAAGTTTTAGCTCCTTTGTTTCTAATGCATCGGTATCAAGTAGAAGCTACTGCCAAGTTAGTCGGTGGCGTAGATTATACTTATAAAGTCAAAGGTGACAATCAACGCAAACAAAGTAGATTGGATGCAAAATCACAAAAGGAGGCTCTTGGTGCACTGATCAATGTAATCAGTCCAGAAAACCTTGCATTACCAGACCACATCATCAATTTGATTCCACCAAGACCAATGGGATACGGAAGAAATCGGGAAACCTTCCCTTCTAGAACAGGTCCAAATTTCGATCCTATTGCTCCAGCTGAAAATGTGGTTGACTTGACATTTGGGTTTCTTTTTGATGCTACAAGAGCTAATCGAATTGCTCAGCAAAATGCATTTGATACTCAACTTCCTTCATTCAATGATATTTTATTAGAAATCAAAGCATCAATATTTGATAATAAAACAAAAGATAGCTATCAAAATCAAATTAATTTGATGGTTCAAAACAAAATGATAGATCATTTGATCAAACTTTCAAAAGACCCTCGAGCAAGCTCCTTAGTGAAAAGTGAGGCAAGAGCTATGCTGAAAACTATTAGCAGTGAAGAGCTTCTGTTATCTAAAAAAGATAAGGATCTTTCGGAAAGTCACAGAATGTATTTAGCTGAAAAAATCTCTGCATTTTTAAGGCTTCCCGAAGAAATAAGCACACCTAGCTCAATCAGCGTTCCAGATGGTGCGCCTATTGGATCTGAAGATATGAGTTGTGATTTTGATTATTAAAAAAAATCGGGGCTGTTTCATCTTTTGAAGTAGCCCCGATTTTAAAAAGATATTTTTTTTAAAAACTTCTGATCGCTCTTACCCAATACCCCAGAGTCTTGCTTTCGTATGTAGTTTGCCCAGTTCCAAAGTTGTGAACAATAGCTAAGCCCTGAGGCTCGAATTGAGATGAAGACCAATATGGCTCCCAAACACCATTTCTCATATTCCCAATAAAATCTCTATTTTCATACATCAATAGAAGTTCATCCTTAGAAGGTAGAAACCAATCTTCATATCCATTGACTTTTAGATTAGCACAAAAACTTGCTGCTGTAGCTTCATTGTCACAAAACTCGACAATTCTCTCTGTATTTCTTAAACCAGCACCTACAAAAGTAAAGTTGGTACCAGGTATAACTCTATTTGCACAGCCCCATCTTACTAAAACCGAGATGTCTTTAGGTGCAGCGATGAGCCCATGTTTTCCCGTTTTATCTAAATAGAAAATTCTCCCACCTTGATATTCCATCCCTAATTCTAATACAGGCTCTTTTTCACACGATACGAGCGAGATTGAGATAAAAATGAAGATTAATTGTAAAACTTTGTTCATGGTCAAATATAGAATAATCAAAAAAATTTCAAGCATATATAATGATGAAAAATAAAAATTGGTAGCTGTTTTTTTGATTATTGATATCTCTACGAACTATGAGGCTACTCCTTATAAAAGTCCAGACTTTGTAGTTTTAGTAAAAGGATTATTGAAAGTAATTTTTATCACAAACTCCAAGACTTAAATTCCCTAAAATTGTATTGTCAAAAAGTAATAGATCCTTAATTTCCCTTTTTGATTTAAATAGAAAATAACAGCAACGAATAAAATTAAAGACTATGTTTTTCGAATTAGTTTATGACAAAAGTTTGGCGCAAGCCAGTTATGTAATCGGTTGTCAAGCAGGTGGTGTAGCAGCTGTGATCGACCCTAAAAGAGATGTGGACACCTATTTACAAATCGCAAAAGCTAACAACATGAAGATTACCCATATCTTCGAAACTCACATCCATGCAGATTTCTTGAGTGGTGCCAGAGAATTGGCAGCATTGACAGGCGCAGAAATGTACCTTTCAGATGAAGGGGATGAAAACTGGAAATATGAATTTCCTCACAATAAGATCAAAGGCGGTGATGTCGTGAAGTTGGGTAACCTCAATTTTGAAGTAATCCACACCCCAGGTCATACACCTGAAAGTGTAAGTTTCCTATTGACTGACAAGCCTGCTTCAAGTAAGCCAGTAATGTTATTTACAGGAGATTTTGTGTTCGTAGGTGATGTTGGTAGACCAGATTTATTAGAGCAAGCTGCTGGTCTTAAAGGCACACAAGATATCGGAGCTGCACAGATGTATGACTCCTTAAATGAATTTGCTAAGTTGGGTGACTTCATCCAAGTTTGGCCGGGACACGGTGCAGGTTCTGCTTGTGGCAAAGCCCTAGGAGCTGTACCAAGTACCACAGTAGGATACGAAAAAATCAGAAACTGGGCCTTACAGCTTTTAAATGATAAAGTTGCATTTAGTAAAGAACTATTGGCAGATCAACCTGAGCCGCCAAAGTATTTTGCGATGATGAAAAAGCTTAACAAGGTTGATAGAAAACTTGTGACTGAAGTGCCTCAGATAAATAATTTGAGCAAAGCAGATTTTGATCAAGTCATAGCTTCAGGCGCTAAAGTAATCGATACCAGACCTTGGCAAGACTACGCTAAAGGATTCCTAAAAGGAACACTCAGCATTACCAATAATAACTCTTTCTCCACATGGATGGGTTGGTACATCAACTATGACGAGAGCTTCTACCTGATAGCAGAAGAAGCTCAGATCGAAGACCTTACGCGCAAGTTGATGAGGATTGGCTTGGACAATCTAGCTGGCTATATCACCCCTGCTCAGCTGGAAGCTTTTGAATCGGGGAACCTTGCTTCTTTTGAACCCATCGACAAAGCAGCAGTAGAAGCTGCGAGAGCCAAAGGTGGCACCCAAATCGTGGACGTAAGAGGAGCAGCTGAATTCAAAAAAGGGCATATCGAAGGTGCCGAAAATCACTTCGTAGGTAAGCTTGACAAAAACTTAG is drawn from Belliella baltica DSM 15883 and contains these coding sequences:
- a CDS encoding MBL fold metallo-hydrolase, yielding MFFELVYDKSLAQASYVIGCQAGGVAAVIDPKRDVDTYLQIAKANNMKITHIFETHIHADFLSGARELAALTGAEMYLSDEGDENWKYEFPHNKIKGGDVVKLGNLNFEVIHTPGHTPESVSFLLTDKPASSKPVMLFTGDFVFVGDVGRPDLLEQAAGLKGTQDIGAAQMYDSLNEFAKLGDFIQVWPGHGAGSACGKALGAVPSTTVGYEKIRNWALQLLNDKVAFSKELLADQPEPPKYFAMMKKLNKVDRKLVTEVPQINNLSKADFDQVIASGAKVIDTRPWQDYAKGFLKGTLSITNNNSFSTWMGWYINYDESFYLIAEEAQIEDLTRKLMRIGLDNLAGYITPAQLEAFESGNLASFEPIDKAAVEAARAKGGTQIVDVRGAAEFKKGHIEGAENHFVGKLDKNLDKISKNKPVIIHCQSGARAAIAYSVLTANGFDNIQNYAGGWADYIG
- a CDS encoding DUF1566 domain-containing protein, with translation MNKVLQLIFIFISISLVSCEKEPVLELGMEYQGGRIFYLDKTGKHGLIAAPKDISVLVRWGCANRVIPGTNFTFVGAGLRNTERIVEFCDNEATAASFCANLKVNGYEDWFLPSKDELLLMYENRDFIGNMRNGVWEPYWSSSQFEPQGLAIVHNFGTGQTTYESKTLGYWVRAIRSF
- a CDS encoding zinc-dependent metalloprotease, with protein sequence MKKIYLLTLMFLLSISSSFSQKLDVSKMEKKEGFINFYLDDEKGKIYLEIEKLNHEFLYVNSLPAGVGSNDIGLDRGQLGRTRVVEFRKAGNKLMLVHKNYDFRAFSDNPAEVKSVTDAFAESILWGFEISSNEDNKIIVDATSFYLQDAHQVAEKLGSARQGSYKVDNSRSAIHEPMTKNFPKNTEVEATITVTGTPSGSYIRSVTPSPEAVTVRQRHSFIELPDDQYQPREFDTRAGYFHISYLDFTAPIGEPMEKKFISRHRLEKKDPNAAISEAKEPIVYYLDRGTPEPVRSALIEGGNWWNQAFEAAGFKDAFRVELMPEGADPMDVRYNVIQWVHRSTRGWSYGSSVRDPRTGEILKGHVSLGSLRVRQDYLIVQGLLQPFEDGKPKDPKMLEMALARLRQLSAHEIGHTIGLAHAYASSPTSRASVMDYPYPYISMDKDGNLDFSKAYDDKIGDWDKWAIRYGYDVIPEGQNEKLYLNKLLEDTYAAGHTFISDSDSRNSSGSHPTAHLWDNGASAPEELIRMMEIRKAKLNSFGLNAIEENSPEALMEEVLAPLFLMHRYQVEATAKLVGGVDYTYKVKGDNQRKQSRLDAKSQKEALGALINVISPENLALPDHIINLIPPRPMGYGRNRETFPSRTGPNFDPIAPAENVVDLTFGFLFDATRANRIAQQNAFDTQLPSFNDILLEIKASIFDNKTKDSYQNQINLMVQNKMIDHLIKLSKDPRASSLVKSEARAMLKTISSEELLLSKKDKDLSESHRMYLAEKISAFLRLPEEISTPSSISVPDGAPIGSEDMSCDFDY
- a CDS encoding ComEA family DNA-binding protein gives rise to the protein MKKWICTYLFFIFWTSLVAQTYRKDEINIEKLIEELFAMQQDDVDFENMYEGLLQVFLNPIHLNKATQEELKSIYILNPYQINSFFEYKAAFGNFISIYELQAIPGFDLQTIYKLLPFVTLEDGSDYGNRSFWKRVVNERDAYFIFRQNRVWETRRGFTAPDTLSNGRVTSRYLGDPNNLYGRFRIQHSKDYSLGFTIDKDPGEQFIWDPDTKRYGFNFFSYHFTLYNQKKWKTITAGDFQAQFGQGLVYGAGFSVGKGAETITTIRRSSIGLRPYTGAMEFGFFRGLGLTYQQKNIDISLIASHAPRDGNVQVALDTLEQEEIFISSLQLSGLHRTPTETAYKDQVRESNFGGNIQFNSLNKQFQIGLNSLYTRFNQPFVRNPQIYNQFEFSGQENHIHSGYFSYNIQNYFLFGETAISKSGGMGSVLGVMSSLSRSVDLSLLWRKFDRNFHTFYGNSFSENTRPINEEGIYLGLNFRPNIKYNWSIYYDQFKFPWIKFRTYSPSKGYEWLTRFTYRPSKAVLLFFQFREESKARNISETENFQSTYQISQGKKWNYVANLDFKINEYWSLKSRVMGSRFEFNNQITKGFAISQDLNADFQKWRVSMRFVLFDTDDYDNRQYIYERNVLWAFSIPALQGQGLRYYTLAQYQINQKLTLWARFSRTIYTDREVIGSGLQSIQGNRQTETIFQLRYQFNR